From Bosea sp. NBC_00550, the proteins below share one genomic window:
- the rsmI gene encoding 16S rRNA (cytidine(1402)-2'-O)-methyltransferase, whose protein sequence is MSNDAAARPPSYTAFGLRAEAEPLAPGLHIVATPIGNLRDISFRALATLAAADAILAEDTRTSKTLLAHYGISTPLLPYHEHNAAQMRPRVLAKLREGGKLALISDAGTPLVSDPGYKLVAELVTEGLPVTGIPGPSAVLAALVLAGLPTDRFFFEGFLPPKSGGRRTRLTELAAIPGTLVFFESPRRLAEMLTDAAAVLGARPGAVARELTKFYETVRRGTLPELAAHYDGEEEARGEIVVIIGPPGATELVPTDDVIDERLRVALTKVSLKEAVAQVAAETGQPRRKVYARALELTRSDP, encoded by the coding sequence ATGTCTAACGATGCCGCCGCCCGCCCTCCCAGCTATACCGCTTTCGGCCTGAGGGCCGAGGCAGAGCCGCTGGCGCCGGGCCTGCACATCGTCGCGACCCCCATCGGCAACCTCCGCGACATCTCGTTCCGGGCTCTCGCGACGCTCGCCGCCGCCGATGCGATCCTGGCCGAGGACACCCGCACCTCGAAGACGCTGCTGGCGCATTACGGCATCTCGACGCCGCTCCTGCCCTATCACGAGCACAATGCCGCGCAGATGCGCCCGAGGGTGCTGGCGAAGCTGCGCGAGGGCGGCAAGCTCGCCTTGATCTCGGATGCCGGCACGCCGCTCGTGTCGGACCCCGGCTACAAGCTCGTCGCCGAACTCGTCACCGAGGGCCTGCCGGTCACCGGCATTCCCGGCCCGTCCGCCGTGCTGGCGGCGCTGGTGCTGGCGGGGCTGCCGACCGATCGCTTCTTCTTCGAGGGTTTCCTCCCGCCGAAATCGGGAGGACGTCGCACGCGGCTGACCGAACTCGCCGCCATTCCCGGCACGCTGGTCTTCTTCGAATCGCCCCGCCGCCTCGCCGAGATGCTGACTGACGCTGCCGCCGTGCTGGGCGCGCGGCCGGGCGCCGTCGCGCGCGAACTCACCAAGTTCTACGAGACGGTCAGGCGCGGCACCCTTCCCGAGCTCGCCGCCCATTACGATGGCGAGGAGGAGGCGCGTGGCGAGATCGTCGTGATCATCGGCCCGCCCGGCGCCACCGAACTCGTCCCGACCGACGATGTGATCGATGAGCGGCTGCGGGTGGCGCTGACCAAGGTCTCGCTGAAGGAGGCCGTCGCGCAGGTCGCCGCGGAAACCGGCCAGCCGCGGCGCAAGGTCTATGCCCGCGCCCTCGAACTCACCCGCAGCGATCCGTGA
- a CDS encoding YraN family protein, protein MSGAAADPGRRSRKAKRSGLTGRRAEWLAILWLTLKGYRLLERRFGGKGGEIDLVMKRGRTVAFVEVKARADLDMAMLAITPEKQRLVERRIRHWLSRNAWASGHHLRADAVFLAPWRRPRHVPAAFALVL, encoded by the coding sequence GTGAGCGGGGCGGCGGCCGATCCGGGCAGGCGCAGCCGCAAGGCAAAACGCTCCGGTCTCACCGGCCGCCGCGCCGAGTGGCTCGCCATCCTCTGGTTGACGCTGAAGGGCTATCGCTTGCTGGAACGCCGTTTCGGCGGCAAGGGCGGCGAGATCGACCTCGTGATGAAACGCGGTCGCACCGTCGCCTTCGTCGAGGTCAAGGCGCGCGCTGATCTCGACATGGCGATGCTCGCGATCACGCCGGAGAAGCAACGTCTCGTCGAGCGCCGGATCCGGCACTGGCTCTCACGGAATGCCTGGGCGAGCGGGCATCATCTGCGCGCCGATGCGGTCTTTCTGGCGCCCTGGCGCCGGCCGCGCCATGTGCCCGCCGCTTTCGCGCTTGTCCTGTGA
- the gshB gene encoding glutathione synthase, with product MSLNVAIQMDPIERLRVAGDTGFALMLEAQARDHTLFTYTPDKLSMRDGKVTAPMRPVTVRDVEGDHFTAGTEEKVDLSTLDVVLLRQDPPFDMAYVTTTHMLERIHPKTLVVNDPTSVRNAPEKILVTHFPELMPPTLITRDKAEIEAFRDEHGEIVMKPLYGHGGATVFKTGKGDPNFGSLFDLFSNLFREPWVVQGFIKEVSEGDKRIILIDGKAAGAVNRVPAVGDLRANMVRGGAARPTDLSKQELAICEAIGPTLRERGLLLVGIDVIHGKLTEINVTAPTGVRAIKKLGGPDLAAQLFDVIESKR from the coding sequence ATGAGCCTGAACGTCGCCATCCAGATGGACCCGATCGAACGCCTCCGGGTCGCCGGTGACACCGGCTTCGCCCTCATGCTGGAAGCGCAGGCGCGCGACCACACGCTCTTCACCTACACGCCCGACAAGCTCTCGATGCGCGACGGCAAGGTCACCGCGCCGATGCGCCCGGTCACGGTGCGCGACGTCGAGGGCGACCATTTCACGGCCGGAACCGAGGAGAAGGTCGACCTCTCGACGCTCGATGTCGTGCTGCTGCGGCAGGACCCGCCCTTCGACATGGCCTATGTCACCACGACGCATATGCTGGAGCGCATCCACCCCAAGACGCTGGTGGTCAACGACCCGACCTCGGTGCGCAATGCGCCTGAGAAGATCCTCGTCACCCATTTCCCCGAACTGATGCCGCCGACGCTGATCACCCGCGACAAGGCCGAGATCGAGGCCTTCCGTGACGAGCACGGCGAGATCGTCATGAAGCCGCTCTACGGCCATGGCGGCGCGACCGTCTTCAAGACCGGCAAGGGCGATCCGAATTTCGGCTCGCTCTTCGATCTGTTCAGCAACCTCTTCCGCGAGCCCTGGGTGGTGCAGGGCTTCATCAAGGAGGTCTCGGAAGGCGACAAGCGCATCATCCTGATCGACGGCAAGGCGGCAGGCGCGGTCAACCGCGTGCCAGCCGTCGGCGATCTCCGCGCCAACATGGTGCGCGGCGGCGCGGCCCGCCCGACCGACCTGTCGAAGCAGGAGCTCGCGATCTGCGAGGCGATCGGCCCGACGCTGCGCGAGCGCGGCCTGCTGCTCGTCGGCATCGACGTGATCCACGGCAAGCTGACCGAGATCAACGTCACCGCGCCGACCGGCGTGCGCGCGATCAAGAAGCTCGGCGGCCCGGATCTGGCGGCGCAGCTTTTCGATGTGATCGAGAGCAAGCGCTGA
- a CDS encoding HesA/MoeB/ThiF family protein, with the protein MMLNDDEIERYARHIVLPEIGGPGQQRLKNARVLVVGAGGLGAPLIQYLAAAGVGKIGIVDDDIVSLSNLQRQTIFTTEDVGAHKAVVAARFVRNLNPHVVVEEHVTRLDPHNARALIAFYDVVAEGSDNFETRYAVSDACFHEHKPLVMGALGRFDGSLTTVRAHETGPDGRPNPTWRCLFPEAPPPGAIPTCAEAGVLGALPGVIGSLMALEVVRAVTGFGEPLVGKLLLLDSLTMRFETLRYGWDEANPLNGSGKAA; encoded by the coding sequence ATGATGCTGAACGATGACGAGATCGAGCGCTATGCCCGCCATATCGTCCTGCCGGAGATCGGCGGGCCGGGCCAGCAGCGGCTGAAGAATGCCCGCGTGCTCGTCGTCGGTGCCGGCGGGCTCGGCGCGCCGCTGATCCAGTATCTGGCGGCGGCCGGCGTCGGGAAGATCGGCATCGTCGACGACGATATCGTCTCGCTCTCGAACCTGCAGCGCCAGACGATCTTCACCACGGAGGACGTCGGCGCCCATAAGGCGGTGGTCGCGGCCCGCTTCGTGCGCAACCTCAACCCGCATGTCGTGGTCGAGGAGCACGTCACGCGGCTCGATCCGCACAATGCCCGCGCGCTGATCGCCTTCTACGACGTGGTGGCTGAGGGTTCCGACAATTTCGAGACGCGCTATGCCGTTTCCGATGCCTGCTTCCATGAGCACAAGCCGCTCGTCATGGGAGCGCTCGGGCGCTTCGACGGCTCGCTGACCACGGTGCGCGCCCATGAAACCGGGCCGGACGGGCGCCCGAACCCGACCTGGCGCTGCCTTTTCCCGGAAGCGCCGCCGCCCGGCGCGATCCCGACCTGCGCCGAGGCCGGGGTGCTCGGCGCGCTGCCGGGCGTGATCGGCTCGCTGATGGCGCTCGAGGTCGTGCGCGCCGTCACCGGCTTCGGCGAGCCGCTCGTCGGCAAGCTGCTCCTGCTCGATTCGCTGACGATGCGCTTCGAGACGCTGCGCTATGGCTGGGACGAGGCGAACCCGCTGAACGGCAGCGGCAAGGCGGCCTGA
- a CDS encoding BMP family lipoprotein — protein MRVGSFAAALAGVALSAVAALAQQPIKPAVVYDKGGKFDKSFNEGVFIGADKFKKETGVEFRDFEPTNDAQIEQALRRFARDGHSPIIAVGFSQATALQKVAAEFPDLKFTIIDMVVDLPNVQSVVFKEHEGSYLVGLLAAMASKTGKVGFVGGMDIPLIRKFACGYVQGVKAGKADAEIFQNMTGSTPAAWNDPVKGGELAKSQIDRGADVVYHAAGGTGIGVLRAVADAGKLGIGVDSNQNALHPGKVLTSMLKRVDVAAYNSFKAARDGSWKPGLSVLGLKEEGIDWALDDSNKSLISPEMKATADKAKADIIAGTVKVHDYMSDQKCTM, from the coding sequence ATGCGTGTTGGTTCTTTTGCGGCGGCGCTGGCCGGCGTTGCGCTTTCGGCTGTGGCGGCGCTGGCACAGCAGCCGATCAAGCCTGCCGTCGTCTATGACAAGGGCGGCAAGTTCGACAAATCCTTCAATGAGGGCGTCTTCATCGGCGCGGACAAGTTCAAGAAGGAGACCGGCGTCGAGTTCCGCGATTTCGAGCCGACCAACGACGCCCAGATCGAGCAGGCGTTGCGCCGCTTCGCGCGCGATGGCCATTCGCCGATCATCGCCGTCGGTTTCTCGCAGGCGACCGCCCTGCAGAAGGTCGCGGCCGAGTTCCCGGACCTGAAGTTCACCATCATCGACATGGTGGTCGATCTGCCGAACGTGCAGTCCGTCGTCTTCAAGGAGCATGAGGGCTCCTATCTCGTCGGGCTGCTCGCCGCGATGGCGTCGAAGACCGGCAAGGTCGGCTTCGTCGGCGGCATGGACATCCCGCTCATCCGCAAATTCGCCTGCGGCTATGTCCAGGGCGTCAAGGCGGGCAAGGCCGATGCCGAGATCTTCCAGAACATGACGGGCTCGACGCCGGCGGCCTGGAACGACCCGGTCAAGGGCGGCGAGCTCGCCAAGTCGCAGATCGATCGCGGCGCGGATGTCGTCTATCACGCCGCCGGCGGCACGGGCATCGGCGTGCTCCGGGCCGTCGCGGATGCCGGCAAGCTCGGTATCGGCGTCGACTCCAACCAGAATGCGCTCCATCCCGGCAAGGTGCTGACTTCGATGCTGAAGCGCGTCGACGTCGCCGCCTACAACTCCTTCAAGGCCGCCCGCGACGGCTCCTGGAAGCCGGGCCTCTCGGTGCTCGGACTCAAGGAGGAGGGTATCGACTGGGCACTGGACGACAGCAACAAGAGCCTGATCTCGCCGGAGATGAAGGCGACGGCCGACAAGGCCAAGGCTGACATCATCGCCGGCACCGTGAAGGTCCACGACTACATGTCCGACCAGAAATGCACGATGTGA